Proteins from a genomic interval of Blastocatellia bacterium:
- a CDS encoding tetratricopeptide repeat protein yields the protein MKSHLENPFRILGVNANISRRVLRELQQFLRTRLKIKQKITVKDPLAFLGNITATEIIIREATSYLDKPNQRLKARLFWFTNTCNIDEKALSFLLSNELQAAIDQWQMDDQINSKVNLARLYLFLIVANFNNTIKYWEKALALWQEVLASEKFWLAFTDWEMTSGFEPPATNLDLREFRTQALSLVLEPFQHQLTQAIASENTYIAEQLLKLLTISNLPKNLIKSLEKSIFEEILANTSRTLDKLFSSLNKSLAKEGQLLESKRKACDQAYQTYKAELLPRLNYISQLLDLESDILSNLKEKLAECLKKIANSYLIEAESYSNYEKLLKEALALIPETILAERIKQDLAQVNDRRTKHYLETGNKYYNAERYQEAIDTYREAIEINPTSATAYFHLGLTYRKLARYQEAIDAFKNAIIYDPDNSEAQFNIAFLYTKLAQFSLALPFYQTAIQLQPNYPEAYFYLGITYDELGQFEEASVSYQQAISFTNVYPEAHYQLAVTLTKQDKYKEAIAAYQEALRLNPENSKASYNLGLLYFQLSEYTEAINSFLLAIRHKANYEEAFYQLGQVYEKLSNYEQAIAAYQQAICLKPSDVEAHFCLAKLYLATTKYNEAINIYKQVIILSPKLSQAYFQMGLCYFHLNNLPAALTAYHQALEHQPSYEEAYFQIGLIYEKQTRFQEAIDSYKQAIKLNSNYSLAIEALERVDQLATNYSDSLPNISYSSSTLDFSELFQTALEQTQTENYQEAIKIYKQIILHQANNIKVHNNLAEIYNKLGRYQETIFVYQTLTQLSPKEAKNFYNLGVAYSKAGQFSEAIVAYHQSIRLDNHQVDSHFALGVAYSKINQLKEAVEAYKQVLNLAPEHANAYYNLGVVYRKLSKFLEALDNFKQALRYKQTAATHYNLGLVYEKLNRQQYAKQEYQKALKLDPNHQQAKNSLKAIESNLSSHQKAFEASFPVVNIISSNNSKSNQQNSSSNSNKAIQNTLANYQEIAKNNPNDVMAQYNLGIAYSKASKYQEAIKSLQQAILLKNDFAAAYFALGVAYSKIALYQEAIGAYKLAIATNPKDMNSFYNLATVYRKSQRYDEAIAAFQKTIEFSPENAKARYGLGLTYVLIQDGHAALAEYENLKNLDASLADELFNQIGK from the coding sequence ATGAAAAGTCATCTTGAAAACCCATTTAGAATCTTAGGTGTTAATGCTAATATATCTCGAAGAGTTTTAAGAGAGCTACAACAATTCTTACGAACTAGGCTTAAAATAAAGCAAAAAATAACTGTTAAAGACCCCCTAGCTTTTCTTGGTAATATTACAGCAACAGAAATAATAATTAGGGAGGCAACCAGCTATTTAGATAAGCCTAATCAAAGACTGAAAGCAAGATTATTTTGGTTTACAAATACCTGTAACATTGATGAAAAAGCTTTAAGTTTTCTTTTATCTAATGAGTTACAAGCAGCTATTGATCAATGGCAGATGGACGATCAAATAAATTCAAAAGTAAATTTAGCCCGACTATATTTATTTTTGATAGTGGCAAATTTTAATAACACAATAAAATACTGGGAAAAAGCTTTAGCACTTTGGCAGGAAGTTTTAGCAAGTGAAAAATTTTGGCTAGCTTTTACTGACTGGGAAATGACTAGCGGGTTTGAACCTCCTGCAACTAATTTAGACTTAAGAGAATTTCGCACACAGGCTTTATCATTGGTTTTAGAGCCTTTTCAGCATCAATTGACTCAAGCAATTGCTAGCGAAAATACATATATCGCAGAACAACTTTTAAAGCTATTAACTATTAGTAATTTGCCGAAAAATTTAATTAAAAGTCTAGAAAAGTCTATTTTTGAAGAAATTTTAGCAAACACATCTCGAACATTAGACAAACTTTTTAGCTCCTTAAATAAGTCTCTTGCAAAAGAAGGCCAGCTATTAGAAAGTAAACGCAAGGCTTGTGATCAAGCTTATCAAACCTATAAAGCTGAACTATTACCTAGATTAAACTATATTTCGCAACTACTTGATTTAGAATCAGATATACTAAGCAACCTAAAAGAAAAACTAGCAGAATGCTTAAAAAAAATTGCTAATAGTTATTTAATAGAAGCAGAAAGTTATTCTAATTATGAAAAGCTCTTAAAAGAAGCTTTGGCCTTAATTCCAGAAACAATTTTAGCCGAGCGAATAAAACAAGATCTTGCTCAAGTAAATGACCGACGTACTAAACATTATTTAGAAACAGGTAATAAATATTACAATGCTGAACGCTATCAAGAAGCTATTGACACTTATCGGGAAGCAATAGAAATTAACCCAACTTCAGCAACAGCTTATTTTCATTTAGGGTTAACCTACCGCAAGCTTGCACGTTATCAAGAAGCTATTGACGCTTTTAAGAATGCAATTATTTATGATCCTGATAATAGCGAAGCTCAGTTTAATATAGCTTTTTTATATACTAAGCTAGCGCAGTTTTCCTTAGCACTACCTTTTTATCAAACAGCTATCCAACTACAACCAAATTACCCGGAAGCATATTTTTATTTAGGTATAACTTATGATGAGTTAGGACAGTTTGAAGAAGCGAGTGTTTCTTATCAACAAGCAATTAGTTTTACAAATGTTTATCCAGAAGCACATTATCAACTAGCTGTTACTTTGACTAAGCAGGACAAATATAAAGAAGCTATTGCAGCTTACCAAGAGGCTTTGCGCTTAAATCCAGAAAATAGCAAAGCCAGTTATAATTTAGGGTTATTATATTTTCAACTAAGTGAATACACTGAAGCTATTAACTCTTTTCTATTAGCTATTCGTCATAAAGCCAATTATGAGGAAGCTTTTTATCAGCTTGGTCAAGTTTATGAAAAATTATCAAATTATGAACAAGCTATTGCAGCCTACCAACAAGCTATTTGCCTTAAACCAAGCGATGTAGAAGCCCATTTTTGTTTAGCAAAACTTTATTTAGCAACAACCAAATATAATGAAGCAATTAATATTTATAAACAAGTAATTATTCTTAGTCCAAAACTTTCACAAGCTTATTTTCAAATGGGTTTATGTTATTTTCACTTAAACAACTTACCAGCAGCCTTAACAGCATATCATCAAGCTTTAGAGCATCAGCCAAGCTATGAAGAAGCTTATTTTCAAATAGGCTTAATTTATGAAAAACAAACTCGGTTTCAAGAAGCTATTGATAGCTATAAACAAGCTATAAAACTTAATAGTAATTATTCGTTGGCAATTGAAGCTTTAGAGCGTGTGGATCAACTAGCAACTAACTACAGTGATAGCTTACCTAATATTTCTTATAGCTCATCAACCTTAGATTTTTCTGAACTTTTTCAGACGGCTTTAGAACAAACTCAAACAGAAAATTATCAAGAAGCTATTAAAATTTACAAGCAAATTATTTTACATCAAGCAAATAATATCAAAGTACACAATAATTTAGCAGAAATCTACAATAAATTAGGACGTTATCAAGAAACAATTTTTGTTTATCAGACATTAACGCAGCTTTCTCCCAAAGAGGCAAAAAATTTTTATAATTTAGGGGTAGCTTATAGTAAAGCAGGCCAGTTTTCCGAAGCGATAGTAGCCTATCATCAATCTATTAGGTTAGATAACCACCAAGTTGACTCACATTTTGCTTTAGGAGTAGCTTACAGCAAAATAAACCAGCTAAAAGAAGCAGTTGAAGCCTACAAGCAAGTATTAAATTTAGCTCCAGAACACGCCAACGCCTATTATAATTTAGGAGTTGTTTACCGGAAATTATCTAAATTCCTTGAAGCGTTAGACAATTTTAAGCAAGCATTACGTTATAAACAGACAGCAGCAACGCATTATAATCTTGGCTTAGTTTATGAAAAATTAAACCGTCAACAATATGCTAAACAAGAGTATCAAAAAGCATTGAAACTTGATCCAAATCACCAACAAGCAAAAAATAGCTTAAAAGCTATTGAAAGTAATTTAAGTTCTCATCAAAAAGCTTTTGAAGCAAGTTTTCCTGTAGTAAATATTATTTCATCAAATAATTCTAAAAGTAATCAGCAAAATAGCTCATCAAATTCTAATAAAGCTATACAAAATACTTTAGCAAATTACCAAGAAATAGCTAAAAATAATCCTAATGATGTAATGGCACAATATAATTTAGGAATTGCTTATAGCAAAGCAAGTAAATATCAAGAAGCTATTAAATCCTTGCAACAAGCTATTTTATTAAAAAATGACTTTGCGGCTGCGTATTTTGCTTTAGGTGTCGCATATAGCAAAATAGCTCTTTATCAAGAAGCTATCGGAGCTTATAAGTTAGCAATCGCCACTAACCCTAAAGATATGAATAGTTTCTATAATTTAGCAACTGTTTACCGAAAGTCTCAACGCTATGATGAAGCTATAGCAGCATTTCAAAAAACCATTGAATTTAGCCCAGAAAATGCCAAAGCGCGTTATGGGTTGGGGCTAACTTATGTATTAATTCAGGATGGGCACGCGGCTTTAGCTGAATATGAAAACTTAAAAAATCTCGATGCAAGCCTTGCAGATGAATTATTTAATCAAATAGGAAAATAG
- a CDS encoding zinc ribbon domain-containing protein — MLPSSIKKFPILEMVQCPNCSHAIDQMGRRTHCQKCGKQLTVLCINCQTNNSILFQNCMQCNSDFRLLAVEHFTKQVAKLEFDLAEFYRLDQLYKKATTIEKLSRLIIPALLFILGLPAWYFSTNIWGLLLPVDLAFIGYLVVRFYGQKFIAKQIEIPIEFLQRWQPIVLAAKKLEEKNFQMEKELTYYQNELNRFRQKNS; from the coding sequence ATGCTTCCATCTTCAATTAAGAAATTTCCTATTTTAGAAATGGTTCAATGCCCAAATTGTTCCCATGCTATTGATCAGATGGGGAGGCGTACCCATTGCCAAAAGTGTGGCAAGCAATTAACGGTTCTATGTATTAACTGTCAAACAAATAATTCAATACTCTTTCAAAATTGTATGCAATGTAATAGTGATTTTCGGCTTTTAGCCGTAGAGCATTTTACTAAACAAGTTGCTAAGTTAGAGTTTGATTTAGCAGAATTTTATCGATTAGACCAACTTTACAAAAAGGCTACTACAATAGAAAAGCTATCTCGCTTAATTATTCCTGCGCTATTATTTATCTTAGGTCTTCCAGCCTGGTATTTTTCCACTAATATTTGGGGGTTGTTATTGCCAGTAGATTTAGCATTTATTGGTTATTTGGTGGTACGATTTTATGGACAAAAATTCATAGCCAAACAAATAGAAATCCCAATAGAATTTTTACAACGTTGGCAACCTATTGTTTTAGCGGCTAAAAAGCTAGAAGAAAAAAATTTTCAGATGGAAAAAGAGTTAACTTATTATCAAAATGAATTAAATCGTTTTAGACAAAAAAATAGTTAA